Proteins encoded by one window of Mercenaria mercenaria strain notata chromosome 4, MADL_Memer_1, whole genome shotgun sequence:
- the LOC123551493 gene encoding zinc finger protein 37-like produces MGKLLVLYLTLEQETAIHQLFSRRDWTVINLGTFLSEKLENEMLCAWEQSKKKTTVAADTKTKKESFEKPVIPNIDGTAADESRLLQAETKALVITGTHKTESDDVIHSGDTVKASTEPCKRGSDDVAHSGDTAEAITEPCRIETDDVIFSINTAEVRMKRKPLDNQIITEKKSRKPRRKRNTIQIKTLNLRSRNLNIESEFRENAKVDRNQKMSNIDINNVHVKQTKSLQPMVSYQNKEKHTDQIKGSNDEGNKQYSPETLTEKLDESIEHKDVTDRSKNKFGKTDNNQEIELLAKDAKKGWKCDKCSYRTNVRSNLNRHAREIHSGIRHRCSKCNKTFKGKHDAKMHELYGHNSGLQCKECDKTFSSMSGLRNHVKIIHKNSTLYKCEHCDMKFYYKSHYLGHVNKHLDVKPYSCKTCQKPFRYKVACHLHEKTCCSENYYITHNPDGSLKEAVKCKFLCDICGLELTSKSSLKMHHYYTHSDDTTTVCSLCGKSFKGTYSLQRHMRNAHEDTGVRYTCPECKKEFSQQQIFKQHLKIHKKAYTCFCETCGKGFLSKFKMMEHARTHTGEKPFSCPHCLTYKSATKTNLQKHMRIHDESRLPRQQPKKKRKRESVVPKEKSVLVDKLYDQAKTVEGCTKNADSYIEPIYVSLQMSTGSYVRTLENNLGQSKYTNLDSVSVDNDSIRYGTQFYDHSYMEEQSISQQQDQDNFTMRTQQIGEDQIPNSFEIRNMQRPELENKQRSETNMHSKDIVKSGCQNNYEINSHCDGYYGNDSSSEPTELSQGLNILTVAMNIVNPSQY; encoded by the exons ATGGGGAAACTTCTGGTACTGTATCTCACACTAGAACAGGAAACAGCCATACACCAGCTGTTTTCTAGAAGAGATTGGACAGTCATTAATCTTG GGACTTTTTTATCTGAAAAGTTAGAGAATGAAATGCTGTGTGCCTGGGAACAGtctaaaaagaaaacaactgttGCTGCTgatacaaaaactaaaaaagaatCTTTTGAGAAACCTGTTATTCCTAATATAGATGGCACTGCTGCAGATGAGAGCAGACTACTTCAGGCTGAAACTAAGGCATTGGTAATCACTGGAACACATAAAACAGAATCTGATGATGTAATTCATAGTGGAGACACTGTGAAGGCAAGCACCGAACCTTGCAAAAGAGGATCTGATGATGTAGCTCATAGTGGAGACACTGCAGAAGCAATCACTGAACCTTGCAGGATAGAAACTGATGATGTTATTTTTAGTATAAATACTGCAGAGGTAAGAATGAAAAGGAAGCCATTAGATAATCAAATTATTACAGAAAAGAAGAGCAGAAAACCAAGAAGGAAGAGAAATACAATTCAGATCAAGACATTAAATCTCAGATCCAGAAATTTAAACATTGAGTCGGAATTTAGAGAAAATGCTAAAGTGGATAGAAATCAGAAAATGTCAAATATAGATATCAATAATGTACATGTCAAACAGACCAAATCTTTGCAACCCATGGTGAGTTATCAGAACAAAGAAAAACACACAGATCAGATAAAAGGAAGTAATGATGAAGGTAATAAACAGTACAGTCCTGAAACTTTAACTGAAAAGCTAGATGAAAGCATTGAGCACAAAGATGTAACTGATAGAAGCAAAAATAAGTTTGGTAAGACAGACAATAATCAAGAAATAGAGCTTCTGGCAAAGGATGCAAAGAAAGGTTGGAAATGTGATAAATGCAGCTATAGAACAAATGTTCGCAGCAACCTCAACAGGCATGCCAGAGAGATCCATTCGGGTATAAGACATAGATGCTCTAAATGTAACAAGACATTTAAAGGGAAACATGATGCTAAAATGCATGAGTTGTACGGGCATAATTCTGGCCTCCAATGCAAGGAATGTGATAAAACATTTTCCTCCATGAGCGGCCTACGTAATCATGTGAAAATTATACATAAGAATAGCACCTTGTATAAGTGTGAACATTGTGATATGAAATTTTACTACAAGTCGCATTATTTAGGGCATGTTAATAAGCATTTAGATGTGAAGCCATATTCATGCAAAACTTGCCAGAAACCATTTCGTTACAAGGTAGCGTGTCATTTACATGAGAAGACATGTTGCAGTGAAAACTATTATATTACCCATAATCCTGATGGTAGCCTGAAGGAGGCAGTCAAGTGTAAATTTCTCTGTGATATATGTGGCCTAGAATTGACCAGCAAGTCCAGTTTGAAGATGCACCACTATTACACTCACTCGGATGATACAACTACTGTCTGTTCACTTTGTGGCAAATCTTTTAAAG gAACATACAGCTTACAGCGTCATATGAGAAATGCCCATGAAGATACTGGTGTTCGATATACATGCCCAGAGTGCAAGAAGGAATTTTCTCAGCAACAGatctttaaacaacatttgaAAATCCATAAGAAAGCATACACGTGCTTCTGTGAAACTTGTG GTAAGGGGTTTCTATCAAAGTTTAAGATGATGGaacacgcacggacgcacacggGGGAAAAACCGTTTTCCTGTCCTCACTGTTTAACTTATAAATCAGCAACCAAGACTAATCTCCAGAAACATATGAGAATACATGACGAGAGTAGGTTACCTAGGCAACAACCAAAAAAGAAGAGAAAACGAGAATCAGTTGTCCCCAAGGAGAAAAGTGTTTTAGTTGACAAACTGTATGATCAAGCAAAAACTGTTGAAGGTTGTACAAAAAATGCAGATAGTTATATAGAGCCTATTTATGTCTCTTTACAAATGTCTACTGGTTCTTATGTGAGAACGCTAGAGAATAATCTAGGTCAAAGTAAATACACAAATCTTGACTCGGTGTCTGTGGATAATGACAGTATAAGATATGGTACACAATTTTATGACCATTCATATATGGAAGAGCAGAGTATAAGTCAACAGCAAGACCAAGACAATTTTACAATGAGAACTCAACagattggtgaagatcagatTCCTAACAGTTTCGAAATCAGAAATATGCAGAGACCTGaacttgaaaataaacaaagaagtgAAACCAATATGCACAGTAAAGACATAGTGAAGAGCGGTTGCCAGAATAACTATGAGATAAACAGTCATTGTGATGGTTACTATGGTAATGACTCTAGCAGTGAACCAACCGAGCTGTCTCAAGGTCTTAACATTTTAACAGTTGCAATGAATATTGTTAACCCTAGTCAGTACTGA